The region atgtcaattcaacgtctattccacattggttcaacttaaattcattgaaatgacgtggaaacaacgttgattcaaccagtgtgtgcccagtgtgaTCTCTTTGTTGCGGTATCAACCAACTGTTTACACAAAACTAACTCTCACATGAATCATTGTAATCTTGTGTAATTGTACTCAACTTTCATTTCTAACCTTTCTAAATAAGCACTGATATGCTTCCCTTTGTAGGTCCAAAGACAGTCTTCTTCTGGGCACCAGTGTGTAAATGGGTAAGAGTTGACATCCTTAACAAGTGTCTCATGTGCTGGACAACTTATAATGGTGCTAAAAGTATGCATGGTTGTgtgatattctctctctctctctctctctctctctctctctctctctctccctctctctctctctctctctctctctctctctctccccctctctctctctctctctctctctctctctctccctctctctctctctctctctctctctctctcctctctctctctctctctctccctctctctctctctctctctctccctctctctctctctctctctctctctctctctctctctctctctctctctctcccccccctctctctctctctctctctacagggtcTGGTTATGGCTGGCATGGCTGATATGACAAGGCCAGCTGATAAACTGAGTCTCTCTCAGTCTGGAGTACTCATGACTACAGGTAATGGACAACGTTTGACATTTACATCCACTATACAACAGGAACAAATTCCTGAAGCTGAAAAACATTCAGATGCTCCAACTTTACCTGTCTTGTCACCCCTCTATTTTGCAGGTGTTATTTGGTCCCGATATTCTCTCGTCATTATTCCGAAGAACTGGGGTCTCTTTTTTGTCAACGGTTTTCTTGGATTGGCAGGAGCAAACCAACTTGTTAGAATCTGGATGTGAGTGGGACAGACCCCATTGTTACACACGGAGCTATGCAAACTGACATGCATGGCAGTGGGCCCCTATTCAATCAAACCCTATAAGGAGAAAAAAAGGGAAATAAAAACACAATTCTGATGGGGTGTATGTCAATCAATGCCATTGTCTGACAATAACATTGTTAATAATTATACAGTACTGCTTTGCAGGGCAAAGTGTGTTTGGTCAAAAACAGATTCATTTATGACAGTACATTGTCCTTGGACATGGTGTCACTACCAGTTTGGAACTTTATTCAGACACATTTTTTGTTGGCAAACTGGTCCTGAGAGTTGTATATTGCAAGATTACTTAAGTTCATATAAAACATGTTACTCTATAACCATGGTCATTATCTTACATTTGTTTACACTTTGAAAAACAGAGGGCTAAATTGATTTGTCAGGGTCCTTGCCTGAATGTTATGGATAGCATGCCTGCCAACTTGTCTTTGCTCTCTGAGACCTATGATTAGTCTGTTTGaacctttgttttggtttgttaaGGTCGGAGGTTAACCCTGTCCCTCTGTGTTTCTAGGTACCAACAGGAAGTAAAGAAGCAACAGGACGAGAAGGGCCAGATCCCCatcatataacacacacacacacacacacacacacacacacacacacacacacacacacacacacacacacacacacacacacacacacacacacacacacacacacacacgtatttaATTTCTTCATGTCTTCATCCATTTTTATGCAAAGTCTGTAAAGTCAACCCTCAACAGTCACTAACACAGgtcttatatacagtacatatcacaggtcttatatacagtacatatcacaggtcttatatacagtacatatcacaggtcttatatacagtacatatcacaggtcttatatacagtacatatcacaggtcttatatacagtacatatcacaggtcttatatacagtacatatatacagtacatatcacaggtcttatatacagtacatatcacaggtcttatatacagtacatatcacaggtcttatatacagtacatatcacaggtcttatatacagtacatatcacaggtcttatatacagtacatatcacaggtcttatatacagtacatatcacaggtcttatatacagtacatatcacaggtcttatatacagtacatatcacaGGTGGCCGGTTGCAACTTCATTTGGGAGGGCTGGCTCATAGTGATGGCTGGAACAGAATACATGGAATTTCCATGGTtaccatgtgtttgataacattctattcactccattccagccattaataTTAGCAttcttcccctcagcagcctcctgtgatatgTATATAACCATGCCCTATATAACCAGGCACTATATTCTAAAAGGCCTAATGAATATGTAGGAATTTACATTCCTTCCTTTTTGTGTTAGAATTATTTTGAGACCAAGGAAATATCAGGTTTTGGCTCGAACTCTCAATATTTGTAAAATATTTGTGCCCTTAAATATTTACTTAGTATTATGTGCAAATTTAATACAGTTGTTTGTAGGATTACATAATTGTTgtaatttaaataaaataatgtatttatgAAAGCTGTATCTGTAAAATCGTTTGTTTTCCGGGGTTAAAATGTTACAACCTTGTAGGCCTACAGGCCAGATGAATTGAATATTTAGCTGTTTTGATAAGGACTATCTTTTCATTGCTTTTGTTGTTCTTAAT is a window of Oncorhynchus masou masou isolate Uvic2021 chromosome 7, UVic_Omas_1.1, whole genome shotgun sequence DNA encoding:
- the LOC135543213 gene encoding mitochondrial pyruvate carrier 2-like isoform X1: MALVGVRASYHRILNKIELKLPAKLRPFYNHPAGPKTVFFWAPVCKWGLVMAGMADMTRPADKLSLSQSGVLMTTGVIWSRYSLVIIPKNWGLFFVNGFLGLAGANQLVRIWMYQQEVKKQQDEKGQIPII
- the LOC135543213 gene encoding mitochondrial pyruvate carrier 2-like isoform X2, whose amino-acid sequence is MALVGVRASYHRILNKIELKLPAKLRPFYNHPAGPKTVFFWAPVCKWGLVMAGMADMTRPADKLSLSQSGVLMTTGVIWSRYSLVIIPKNWGLFFVNGFLGLAGANQLVRIWMYQQEVKKQQDEKGQIPII